A section of the Falco peregrinus isolate bFalPer1 chromosome 3, bFalPer1.pri, whole genome shotgun sequence genome encodes:
- the BHLHE22 gene encoding LOW QUALITY PROTEIN: class E basic helix-loop-helix protein 22 (The sequence of the model RefSeq protein was modified relative to this genomic sequence to represent the inferred CDS: inserted 2 bases in 1 codon): MERALGLPAEEDLFHKSLAASAKRMESAFRSPPGLDLSHPRDRQPSPLACYEAAEPEALLQPGVGGDPLALPPGSVCVKYGESASRSSVAESSGGEQSPDDDSDGRCELVLRGAGGDPRVASPAAGGGGGXGGGGGLKATEGGCSNSHGHGGSKKSKEQKALRLNINARERRRMHDLNDALDELRAVIPYAHSPSVRKLSKIATLLLAKNYILMQAQALEEMRRLVAYLNQGQAISAASLPSSAAAAAAAAAAALHPALGAYEQAAGYPFSAGLPPATSCPEKCAIFNSVSSSLCKQCTEKP, from the exons ATGGAGCGGGCGCTGGGGCTGCCCGCAGAAGAGGACCTCTTCCACAAGAGCCTCGCCGCCTCGGCCAAGCGCATGGAGTCCGCCTTCCGCTCGCCCCCGGGGCTCGACCTCTCCCACCCCCGCGACCGCCAGCCCTCGCCGCTCGCCTGCTACGAGGCGGCGGAGCCCGAGGCGCTGCTGCAGCCCGGCGTCGGCGGCGACCCGCTGGCGCTGCCGCCGGGCTCCGTCTGCGTCAAGTACGGCGAGAGCGCCAGCCGCAGCTCGGTGGCCGAGAGCAGCGGCGGCGAGCAGAGCCCCGACGACGACAGCGACGGCCGCTGCGAGCTAGTGCTGCGCGGCGCCGGGGGGGACCCGCGCGTCGCCtcgccggcggcgggcggcggcggtgg gggggggggcggggggctgaAGGCGACCGAGGGCGGCTGCTCCAACAGCCACGGGCACGGCGGCAGCAAGAAGTCCAAGGAGCAGAAGGCGCTGCGCCTCAACATCAACgcgcgggagcggcggcggaTGCACGACCTGAACGACGCGCTGGACGAGCTGCGGGCGGTCATCCCCTACGCGCACAGCCCCTCGGTGCGGAAGCTCTCCAAGATCGCCACGCTCCTCCTGGCCAAGAACTACATCCTGATGCAGGCGCAGGCCCTGGAGGAGATGCGGCGCCTGGTGGCTTATCTCAACCAGGGCCAGGCCATCTCGGCcgcctccctgcccagctccgccgcggcggcggcggcggcggcggcggcggcgctgcaCCCCGCCCTCGGCGCCTACGAGCAGGCGGCCGGCTACCCCTTCAGCGCCgggctgccccctgccacctcctgcccGGAGAAATGTGCCATTTTCAACAGCGtctcctccagcctctgcaAACAGTGCACGGAGAAGCCTTAA